From Drosophila santomea strain STO CAGO 1482 chromosome 2R, Prin_Dsan_1.1, whole genome shotgun sequence:
CAGCGCCAGCTCCGACCAGTATCCATCCATGGCCAGCAGCGAGGATCGGGACGAGAGCAAGCCGCTCCCTAGCTGGCGGAAGACACGCTTCAACCGCAATCACGACGGCGACCAGAGCAACGGACGGTCGCGCGACCAACAGCGGCGGTACAGCGTGAGCGCCGAGGATGACCACCACAGCGTTCGGAGCGAAGGAGGCGGCAACCTGCGACTGTACAGCATCCACGACAGGAGGAAACATTCGCAGGAGCGCATCGAACGCAATATGACTGGCGGTGGCAACTACAACAGTATCGTTAACTCGAATTGGGATCAAAGGGATCGCGATGATCGCAGTGAGCGCTCTTATATTAGTAACTATGAGCGCGGAAACAACTATAAGCGAGGTGGGCGATTTAACAACCGCAACACCTACGACAAACCGCCGCGATtccagaaacaacaacaacaacagcagcagcatatgcagcaacagcaacatcagagCGGCAACCACAAAATACACAGCGATACCTGGCGGCGCTCCAACAATGCGATAAACAGTGGCTACCAGGACGAGAACTGTGCGTACAACTCCAACGGTCCGGATTCGAATAGTCGCAGCTCCTCTAGGGCTCGCACTCTGCCGAGGCCGCCAAAGTCGCAAATGGATAAATCCGGTGGCTATAGGTATAATCAGAGCCCCACGCATGCAGGCGGTGGTCCCCGATTCCCGCGTTACAGTAGCCAAAGCAGTTTGGCCAGCGAAGCGTCCAGCTCGTTTGATCGTCGCCAACAGACATCGCCccaaaatcagcagcagcatccgcacCAGCGGCACCGCCATTTCACGCGCCGCTCCCAGCCAGACATCCATCAGCCGCAGAACGAGGAGAACTGGCAGGGGCAGGATAAGGGACAGCCAGCATCTGGAAAGGAGGACAGCGAGCTGGTGCGAAATGCCCAGCAGACCACCAAGTACATGAACTATTTGTCAGCCCAGAAATGAGAATGTCGGACAGACGTCCaggcagcaaataaaaaactagTTTATACACTTAATGAAGTCATCCCTCAGCCACATCCGCCTATACTTAAATTTTTCTTCAAGTCTGGTTGAAAGTTTTTCGTTTCACCCCGCATTGTTTTGCCGTAAATGTTTCCTAGTAGATGTGATTATCCAGTTAgactgttttctttttattttgtcttCAACTGAGCTCAAATGTTAAACCAATACAAAGCAATTTAGACCATCCACAAAGCTGATCCAACTCAAATCCAGGCTCAAACAATATTAAACATACATGCATTACACATCGGAGCCAATCAATTTGTAAATagcaattatatatataaatgtctTATGTAGTCACACACAAACCACACCACATAAACACTCCCACACAAAATACAGTCACACactcatttttatatttatatatacaaacTGTTTAGAAACTAAGTACAAAGTCAatgaaacaacaaaaataatccTATTTCTATTGAAAAGTAAAAGCCTGTTGGTAAAATGTTAAAAGCATGTTGaacatataaatttgtattttagctaaatatatacttatatattaaATGTCATGTTATAGTGCAGGCAATCAGCCGATTTATTAAACGAATTATACAAGCTTACGTATTTTTAAAGCATATTTTGTGAGGCCCTCTGTTGCAACAACAAAGCGAAGCCGGAGTGCAGAGAGAAACATGAATTGTAGAGTTAAACGAGTAGTCTTATATAGATACTTAAACCTCTTTGTTTAGGTAAAATCAATATGTTCGCAACATGCGTAGGTTCAAAACACTAATCAGAATATACATAGCGCCTAACacattttgaataaaaaaaattacatcATTATTAATTAAGCAGTAAAGCAGTTTCATTTGTAAGCTATGCCATGATATCGCCAGAATAACTTTAAGTTTTACCTCCAATACGCGGAGCGGTATGTACGTCTTCTTTTTGGTTGTGGGTGACTTATCCATACTCCGGTTTCGAGAGCTTCCCGCTGGTAAATGGTTATAGTTAACATTGATCAAATACAGGGCGAAACTTTGTAAAATCCGTTTCTAGCTACAAACATTTCTATTTTCCCCAACTTTTAAAAAGCGTTGCATACTTACTGTATAAATGggaatttttgcttttttattattggCTTGGGATCAAGCCCACATTATCAAGTATGCTGCTCGCAATTCCACGTCATTTTTCGGTTGATCAACAAGTCCGAGTTAAATCGTGGCTTACTGATGAGTAAACTTAGAAAAACCcacttcaaaaaaaaatgtccaTGCTTTAAGGGCTTATCAGTTTTGGGAATTTACCAATAAagatttaatttgaaaatataaaaatacgTACATATAACACAGAATTATACAATAAGGCATAAGAGATTTAAGATATCAGCAGCATCATCGCTCGGCCTGGTCACGTGCGGTGACCACCAGGACTTCGTAGGCGTTAACGTTCACCTCCTGACCATTATGCGGGATATACATGACCCTGTGGGAAGGATGCACTTTGCCTAGACGCAGGATGCCCTCGTATAGACCGCGACCCGTGTAGGTGACCTCACCCAGCTCAGAATAGCCCGTGTTTAGCGCATCCTGCGGATAAGATCCATGCTGTCCGGGCACCCACTTGTGATCGCAGTCGGTGAGCACCAGGATCTCGACGTCATCAGTCAGAACTCGGGCGCTACAGCTGTGCGAGCCGTAGGCAGCCTTCTTTTCCGGTACATAAACAGCAGGCAGGAGATCGTCGTGGTAGTATCCTCTGGCCACATACGTGGGTAGTCCGTCCTCATTGGTGCCGCACTGCACCGCTCCCTCGGGCGGCAGGTGGGCATCCGGCAAGCTGCCTCCGTCCAGATCTATGGGCACCCAATCGATAGGCACCTTGGGCACTTCAGTGTCGTCGAACTCCGGAGCCTCGGCGAAGTTTAGGTACACTCGGTGCACCCGTTGTCGGTCGCATGTGCTTCTGCATTGGGGGCAGGTCCTGGATCTTTTCAGCCACCGGGTGAGGCAGTCCTTGTGGAATACATGACCGCACCGGGTTGTTGAGAAAATGATGTCGTTTGCCCGGAAAAACTCGTTGCAAATGGCACATAAAATGTTCAGCGAAGGGGATGAGTCACTAGTGGGAGCAGTTTCCGCGATTTCCTCGGCGGTAGTTTCCATTTCAGTACTATTACTCTCCATTTCTGCGTCTTAATGGACACTGTACTATGAAGATGTATGGCTCCAAACTTTTGTCCAAGTTTATTTCACAATAATGAACGGAAAACAATCCATATTGAATTTCCTGCTTTATTAGAGATGGCCCTTGGAGAATACCAAAAATACCAGAAAACTGTTAATTTCATAAGTTTGAATCTTGATTTATTTGTGTAAGAGTTTAAATGCATGTTAGAGATAGAATGTTAGAGTGAGAATACCAGAAATactgttatttttattatttttttcaaaacgcttttaacatttaaattcaaagcTTAAATGGGGTTTTTGATATTTGGGCCTCAAGGTCCCAGAAcaattttcttattatttttagtttttttttattaaatagattgattaagtttaatttataaCCTTCTATAATCACCAAGTAGACTATATATAATTTCGTATTTTATAGCTTAACGAATAACAGCTCTACATATGTtcaaagaaattttaaattttatttcagttaacagaaatatttgttattgaTCAAAATAGCTATCGATAAGTGGCACCAGGTACTTACGATACGCCATCAATCTGGCAACGCCGCGCGGTACGTGGCTTCGGGACACGGAAAACAATTTTACAGGAAAAGCTAAACAAATTATGTACAATTCGCATTAAAACCGAAAAGATATAGGGACAGACACCAGACGGGCAAAAGGAGCATAAAAGGCTATATGAACTGTAAGTGCTTAGGACCAGATTCCCTTTTGTTCTCCTGCGTTCACCCGAATCctttcacttttaattgctAAGTTTCACATACAACTACAAATGAATATTCAGCTGATTTACAGCTAGTGTGTTTACTCAATGGCAAAAATGAACTTTCCCCAACTTGCCGCCACTTCAATAGAAACCAGAAAATGTGCACATAATGTGCaaattttctgtttgttttggttctcCAAGATACAaacaatacatacatacgtacgcAATTACATAGTACATACGTATATGTGTGTTTGGCACACGCATTAGCTGCGCTCTTTGTTTGCCGCCTATAAATAAACGCCAAAAAATGCGTACTAAATTATGCCATTTGTTGCTATTTACCTCTGCTTTGTGTACGTCAACAAAGCGTTATTATATAAACAGATACAATTCGCCAATCAGCTGTTTCTAACCAGAAAAAAACGGTTGAAAAGCATTGTGATACGAAAGCTGGAACTTCAtggctttgtttatttgattgcttattgttaaacaatttttgaaGTTGATAAGCCATAcattcatatgtatgtataaggCCATTTCACTGTTAAACGAAATTATTAGAACAGCTACTTCGACTCTCTTCCTGTGCTCTCTTCTGCTTTCTTCCAAGCCGCTCTTTTGAAGGCTTAGATATTCACATAATTGGACAAATATTGCATCATGCGTATCGGGGATTTCCCTATTTTATTTAGCTGACATGTTCGCTCGCAGCATTTACATGAATATGTTTTGGGGAATTTTGTTAAAAGCTGCATAGTAcgtttaaacaaaaacaatctGCGTATGAGtgaattttataaagaaaaagatTAAGGAATTCTTGCGATTTCCTGGAACTCTCTTCCTGCGCTCTCTTCGTGTGCTTCACACTGTCTCTCTCTTTTTGGAGAACGCAACTAGACCGATTATTGCACCATGCGAAGCTTCCGATTTCATCATCCTGCTGGGCTGCTATAAAAGCAGAGGCGCTGGCTTCTTCGGTTGTATTTCATCATTACGATGCAAGCAGTAAACACGCGCCTAAGGACAAATGCACAACTAAGCCAAATGGGCGTAGGATAGGTTGGGATTACCACAGCAGTCTCCAAGCGGCAGCATCTTCTAACCAGATGCACTTTCTCTCCAATTCTTGCAGAACTCACCAAACATCAAGCATCACCATCAAcctgcacactcacacacagatCCCAATGATTCCAAGGATACAGTGAGGATACCGATAACTACCAGCACCATGAATAACATACAGAGCGTCCCTAATGGCGTGGCCGTGCCCGtaggcgtgggcgtgggcatcAAGTCGGCACGCAGCAACATTTTCAATGTGGATGGCCTGCCGCAGCAGATGGCCGCCATGAGTGTGGACTACTCCAGCATCCGGGGCAAGGATGTACTGGTGCAGCCCACCGACGAGCAGATGGAGCTGCTCCAGAAGAGGCTGCAGGACCGCATAGCCGACAACTGCGGGGAGACCATCTACGAGATTGGCGTAGGCGAGGGTGAGTCCAACAATGCTGAAATCCCAACCGAGAACTGAACTAATTTGTTTCTCTGATAGATGGCAGTGACAATGGCCTGAATCCGGAACAGTTTGAGGCCTCCGTGGCCACGCTACATCTTCTAGCGGCCAACATAGATGCGGATGTGGTCAAGCTGCGTGAGCGGCGCGCAGAGAAAGGTCAATCGGCGCAGTTCCTCATCCGTAAGCATATCGAGACTACCGACTTTATGGAAATAAGGGTGGCCGTCGTTGGCAATGTGGATGCGGGCAAGTCCACATTACTGGGCGTGCTCACACACGGCGAGCTGGACAATGGTCGTGGTCATGCCCGACAGCGACTGTTCCGGCACAAGCACGAAATCGAAAGTGGACGCACCAGCTCTGTGGGCAACGACATTCTCGGCTTCGATGGAGTGGGCAATGTGGTTAACAAGCCGGACCACGGCCACCTGGATTGGGTGAAGATATGCGAGAACTCAGCCAAGGTGATTACCTTCATCGATCTGGCGGGCCACGAGCGCTACCTGAAAACCACCGTCTTTGGCATGACCGGCCATGCTCCGGACTTTGGCATGCTGATGGTGAGTACATTCCTAATCATTTGTAGCGTGTCATTACTCTGGACTTCCTCATCACAGATTGGCGCAAATGCTGGCATCATAGGCATGACTAAGGAACATCTCGGTCTGGCCTTGGCTCTAGCCGTGCCCGTTTTTGTGGTGGTTACTAAGATCGACATGTGCCCGGCCAACGTGCTGCAGGAAAACATGAAGCTGCTTTTTAAGATGCTCAAATCGCAGGGCTGCCGCAAGGTGCCAGTTGTGGTGCGTTCGCACGACGACGTTGTCCTAAGCGCTACGAATTTCGTTAGCGAGCGTCTGTGCCCCATCTTCCAGGTGTCGAATGTGACCGGTGATAACCTGGAGCTGCTCAAAATGTTCCTCAACCTGTTGAGCACACGGATGGCCGGCTCCGAGAGTCTGCCGGCCGAGTTTCAAATCGACGATGTATACTCGGTGCCGGGTGTTGGAACTGTTGTGTCCGGAACATGCCTGCAGGGCACTATTCGGCTAAACGACTGCCTGATGCTGGGTCCAGATGCGGTGGGTTCATTCGTGCCCATCACCATCAAGAGCATCCATCGAAAGCGCATGAATGTGGCACGCGTGCGCTGTGGCCAAACAGCTAGCTTTgcgttaaagaaaataaagcgCGCCTATCTGCGCAAGGGCATGGTAATGGTGTCGCAGGATCTCAAACCGCAAGCCTGTTGGGAGTTTGAGGGTGAGATATTAGTGCTACATCACCCGACGACGATATCGGCGCGCTACCAGGCCATGGTGCACTGCGGCAGCATCCGCCAGACGGCCTCCATCATACACATGTCGCGCGATTGCCTGCGAACGGGCGACAAGGCGCATGTGAAATTCCGTTTCATCAAACAGCCGGAGTACATACGCGCCGGTCAGCGACTAGTCTTCCGCGAGGGACGCACCAAGGCGGTCGGCAACATATTACGTCCCCTACCAAATGCTGCCGCTAGCCCGTATCGCCCCAAGCCCGCCAAGATGCAGTCGCGTTCCCACAACGGCGGCAGCAACGGCAGTAATAACCAGCACCGCCAGCAGGGCCAGGGCAGCTCCTCCGCAGCCGGATGCAGCAAGGACAGCGCCGACGAGAAGCAGAACGGCGACAAGCGCGAGGGTGGCAGCCGGCGAGGCGGCAAGCGGAAACGAAACAATCGCCCCACTCCGTCCGGCGGTGGGATTGATCCATCCAATGGCTCGGCCGCTTTGGGTCTGCCCCTTGGCGAGAATccctcgtcgtcgtcctcggCTGATGTCACACCGGCCGTTGTCACCGAGTGAATCGCGCCGCCTTCGAGTTTTGTTCTTTCTAGTTTTGTAAGCTAAAGTATTTTCGAAATTCTTAAAGAGCATtgaatgaatttattttgcgACCTTCTAAGCTAATGTGGCACGTGCTCCAATAAACTATTCCGTGTCCCGTTTTCGTCCACTGTACATTGTGCGAAATGCCAAACCAAATTCTATATATTTCTGTTCGTTTACTAGACTTAAGACAACCGACATCACTGCAacatggattttatttttcttttcattgAATAAACGCAGGTAAAACCACCTTAATTATGTTATTGTTCTTTGAAAATCTTTTGTTGATATTGATTTATCTCTCGAgaatttgactttttttttatattttaagatGAGCTCAATGAAATATCTGTGTAAACTAAAATTGATTGCCGCCTGAAGCAAATAAAGTGGAAAGCGTTGTGAATGCAGACATTAGGTTACTATTTGATTCCTTTGTAAAACTATAGTTTCAGAATGACAATCTGAATGGCTCGTTTGTTTTTTAGACTTAAGATAACTAAGGAAAATGGCAATGCATAAgaatttctttgtttcttAATTACCTTAATAAAagcaatttcaaaaataagacaattacaaaaatatgaCTTTCCTAACAAGATTGCTTATAGTCCGAAAAATATGGGGTTAATGCAGTGAAGTTAATGTTCTGGCTTCAATGTTTATTCATCTGTGTTTACTAAAATTTATCTTGCCGCGTATATACAATTGCTGTAGTTAACCAAGTTAATTACTAAATCCTAGTTCTTTTTCTTGCTATTGAGCTCCTTCTTCACACCCTCCAGCTCTTGTCGCACGTTGTTCTTGAACATGTTAA
This genomic window contains:
- the LOC120447002 gene encoding uncharacterized protein LOC120447002, giving the protein MESNSTEMETTAEEIAETAPTSDSSPSLNILCAICNEFFRANDIIFSTTRCGHVFHKDCLTRWLKRSRTCPQCRSTCDRQRVHRVYLNFAEAPEFDDTEVPKVPIDWVPIDLDGGSLPDAHLPPEGAVQCGTNEDGLPTYVARGYYHDDLLPAVYVPEKKAAYGSHSCSARVLTDDVEILVLTDCDHKWVPGQHGSYPQDALNTGYSELGEVTYTGRGLYEGILRLGKVHPSHRVMYIPHNGQEVNVNAYEVLVVTARDQAER
- the LOC120446998 gene encoding GTP-binding protein 1; its protein translation is MNNIQSVPNGVAVPVGVGVGIKSARSNIFNVDGLPQQMAAMSVDYSSIRGKDVLVQPTDEQMELLQKRLQDRIADNCGETIYEIGVGEDGSDNGLNPEQFEASVATLHLLAANIDADVVKLRERRAEKGQSAQFLIRKHIETTDFMEIRVAVVGNVDAGKSTLLGVLTHGELDNGRGHARQRLFRHKHEIESGRTSSVGNDILGFDGVGNVVNKPDHGHLDWVKICENSAKVITFIDLAGHERYLKTTVFGMTGHAPDFGMLMIGANAGIIGMTKEHLGLALALAVPVFVVVTKIDMCPANVLQENMKLLFKMLKSQGCRKVPVVVRSHDDVVLSATNFVSERLCPIFQVSNVTGDNLELLKMFLNLLSTRMAGSESLPAEFQIDDVYSVPGVGTVVSGTCLQGTIRLNDCLMLGPDAVGSFVPITIKSIHRKRMNVARVRCGQTASFALKKIKRAYLRKGMVMVSQDLKPQACWEFEGEILVLHHPTTISARYQAMVHCGSIRQTASIIHMSRDCLRTGDKAHVKFRFIKQPEYIRAGQRLVFREGRTKAVGNILRPLPNAAASPYRPKPAKMQSRSHNGGSNGSNNQHRQQGQGSSSAAGCSKDSADEKQNGDKREGGSRRGGKRKRNNRPTPSGGGIDPSNGSAALGLPLGENPSSSSSADVTPAVVTE